One region of Calditerricola satsumensis genomic DNA includes:
- a CDS encoding glycosyltransferase family 4 protein, whose translation MATYGFAWGLALAIALVATPLVKELALRIGAVDVPNARKVHRGVMPRLGGLAIYLSFVVGFLLFVPKTPIAWGIFLGGSVIALVGALDDRYQLSPKAKLLGQLVAAFVVVAFGLRVTFINLPFDDGFSIGWLLSIPVTILWIVAVTNAVNLIDGLDGLAAGVSAIATATLLVVSLLMGNTFVALLCAVLLGATMGFLVFNFHPAKIFMGDTGALFLGFQLAVLSIMGFKQVTLFSYVIPMLLLGVPLSDTFFAIVRRKLNKKPISAADKSHLHHCLLSLGLSHRGAVLTIYAISALFGLSAVLLYQAQTVLWVATMLVAVLVIALQLGAEVLGLIGYKHKPLLRFLRRVRTRVQELMIAGVRHSRTNGWR comes from the coding sequence ATGGCAACCTACGGCTTTGCGTGGGGGCTGGCGCTGGCCATCGCGCTGGTGGCGACGCCCCTGGTTAAGGAGCTGGCCCTGCGCATCGGCGCGGTGGACGTGCCGAATGCTCGCAAAGTGCACCGCGGCGTGATGCCGCGCCTGGGCGGTTTGGCGATTTACCTCAGCTTTGTGGTGGGGTTTCTGCTCTTTGTGCCGAAGACGCCCATCGCGTGGGGCATTTTCCTCGGCGGCAGCGTCATCGCGCTGGTGGGCGCGTTGGACGACCGGTATCAACTCTCGCCGAAAGCGAAACTGCTCGGACAGCTCGTCGCCGCCTTTGTTGTGGTGGCGTTTGGCTTGCGCGTGACGTTCATCAACCTGCCCTTTGACGACGGCTTTTCCATCGGGTGGTTGCTCAGCATTCCGGTGACGATCCTCTGGATTGTTGCCGTGACCAACGCCGTCAACCTCATCGACGGGCTGGACGGCCTGGCGGCGGGGGTGTCGGCCATCGCCACGGCCACCCTGCTCGTCGTGTCGCTCCTCATGGGGAACACCTTCGTGGCCCTGCTCTGCGCCGTGCTCCTCGGCGCGACGATGGGCTTTCTCGTGTTCAACTTCCACCCGGCCAAGATCTTCATGGGCGACACGGGGGCCCTCTTTCTGGGGTTCCAGCTGGCCGTCCTCTCGATCATGGGCTTCAAGCAGGTGACGCTCTTTTCGTACGTCATCCCCATGCTGCTTTTGGGCGTGCCGCTGTCGGACACCTTCTTTGCGATTGTGCGCCGCAAGCTGAACAAGAAGCCCATCTCCGCCGCCGACAAGAGCCACCTCCACCATTGCCTGCTTTCCCTCGGCCTGTCGCACCGCGGCGCCGTGCTCACCATCTACGCCATCAGCGCCCTGTTTGGGCTGAGCGCGGTGCTCCTCTACCAGGCGCAGACGGTGCTGTGGGTGGCGACGATGCTGGTGGCGGTGCTCGTGATCGCCCTGCAGCTGGGGGCCGAGGTGTTGGGGCTGATCGGCTACAAGCACAAGCCGCTGCTCCGCTTCTTGCGCCGCGTGCGCACGCGGGTGCAGGAACTCATGATTGCGGGCGTGCGGCACAGCCGGACCAATGGATGGCGGTGA
- a CDS encoding YveK family protein, which produces MEHMEQEIDLRQLLAVLRKRLRLIVLITVLATLVSAVVSFFVLTPVYEATTEVLVNKSEPTDQLLLNAQYIDANLKLVETYKVILQSPRILDKVAAWPGVGYTTEELRDRLSITTVKNSQVIAISFQDPDPARAALVVNAVARTFQREITNIMKVDNVQILTEAKADPDAKPVKPRPILNMALAFVLGLMVSMGLAFLLEFLDTSIKTEQDVERELGLPVLGAIGVIEKRSGSPRRAVSGSKVPGVRAQLEVAAAPRRKAGG; this is translated from the coding sequence ATGGAGCACATGGAACAAGAAATTGACCTGCGCCAGCTCCTTGCCGTTTTGCGCAAGCGGCTGCGTCTCATTGTTCTCATCACCGTGTTGGCCACCTTGGTGAGCGCGGTGGTCAGCTTTTTTGTGCTGACACCGGTCTACGAGGCCACCACCGAGGTGTTGGTCAACAAGTCGGAGCCAACCGATCAGCTGCTGTTGAACGCGCAGTACATTGACGCCAACCTAAAACTCGTGGAAACGTACAAGGTAATTTTGCAAAGCCCGCGCATCTTGGACAAGGTGGCCGCCTGGCCGGGGGTGGGCTACACCACCGAGGAGCTGCGCGATCGGCTGTCCATCACCACCGTGAAGAATTCGCAAGTGATCGCCATCTCGTTCCAGGATCCCGATCCGGCCAGAGCGGCGCTTGTGGTCAATGCCGTGGCTCGAACGTTTCAGCGGGAAATCACCAACATTATGAAAGTGGACAACGTCCAAATCCTCACCGAAGCTAAGGCGGATCCCGACGCCAAGCCGGTCAAGCCGCGTCCCATCCTCAACATGGCCTTGGCGTTTGTTCTCGGGCTCATGGTTTCGATGGGGCTGGCCTTTTTGCTCGAGTTTCTCGATACATCGATCAAGACGGAGCAGGACGTGGAGCGGGAATTGGGGTTACCGGTGCTGGGCGCGATTGGCGTGATCGAAAAGCGGAGCGGATCGCCGCGCCGCGCGGTGTCCGGTTCAAAGGTGCCGGGCGTGCGAGCGCAACTGGAAGTGGCCGCCGCGCCAAGGCGGAAAGCGGGTGGGTGA
- a CDS encoding CpsD/CapB family tyrosine-protein kinase gives MIGWKRKKAMQPEDRSRILVTHLDPRSPVAEAYRTLRTNLQFAAVDRPLRRLMVTSTGPGEGKTTTIANLAVVFAQAGKRVLLIDADLRKPQLHHVFRVPNHVGLSSVLVGTSAMERAAVATVVEGLTLLPSGPIPPNPAEMLGSQAMARFLEEASARYELVLIDTPPVIAVTDAQVLSRLVDGVLLVVAAGQTKREMAQKAKALLETVQAPLLGVVLNRRKYHEEGYSYYYYYYGEEKRKA, from the coding sequence ATGATCGGCTGGAAGCGGAAGAAGGCGATGCAGCCGGAAGACCGTTCGCGAATCCTGGTTACCCACCTCGATCCGCGCTCGCCGGTGGCCGAGGCCTATCGCACGCTGCGCACGAATTTGCAGTTTGCAGCGGTGGACCGTCCGCTGCGCCGCCTCATGGTGACAAGCACAGGGCCCGGCGAAGGGAAAACCACCACCATCGCCAACCTGGCCGTGGTGTTTGCCCAGGCCGGCAAGCGCGTGCTGCTGATCGATGCCGATTTGCGCAAGCCGCAGTTGCACCACGTCTTCCGCGTGCCCAACCACGTCGGCTTGTCCAGCGTGTTGGTGGGCACGAGCGCGATGGAGCGAGCGGCGGTGGCCACCGTGGTTGAAGGGTTGACGCTGCTCCCGTCGGGGCCCATCCCGCCCAACCCTGCCGAAATGCTCGGCTCCCAGGCCATGGCCCGTTTTTTGGAGGAAGCGTCGGCGCGGTACGAGCTTGTGCTCATCGACACGCCGCCGGTCATCGCCGTTACCGACGCCCAGGTGCTGTCGCGGCTGGTGGATGGCGTGCTGCTGGTCGTGGCGGCCGGGCAGACGAAGCGGGAGATGGCGCAAAAAGCCAAGGCCCTGCTCGAGACCGTGCAGGCGCCGCTTTTGGGCGTGGTGCTCAACCGGCGCAAATATCACGAAGAAGGCTACAGCTATTACTACTACTATTACGGCGAAGAAAAGCGAAAGGCGTAA
- a CDS encoding sugar transferase, with translation MEYNSKVTALLDDINYNVEVDVPSYANSISKRILDIFGAIVGLTVLSPIMLIVALLIKIEDPRAPVIFKQIRVGKNGRHFVMYKFRSMVMNAEELLKDLKRFNEASGPIFKMKDDPRVTRVGKFIRRTSIDELPQLWNVLKGEMSLVGPRPPLPREVEKYNDYQKKRLVVKPGCTGLWQISGRGNFDFDEMVALDLQYIREQSLFLDLKIIFKTALLLLGDKNAY, from the coding sequence ATGGAGTATAACAGCAAAGTAACAGCATTGTTAGATGATATAAATTATAATGTTGAAGTTGATGTACCAAGTTATGCTAATAGTATTTCTAAAAGAATTCTTGATATCTTCGGGGCAATCGTAGGTTTAACAGTACTTTCTCCTATCATGCTAATTGTTGCTCTTTTAATAAAAATTGAGGATCCGAGAGCGCCTGTTATTTTCAAGCAAATAAGGGTCGGGAAAAATGGGCGTCATTTTGTTATGTACAAATTTCGCTCAATGGTGATGAATGCTGAGGAGTTACTCAAGGACCTCAAAAGATTTAACGAAGCTAGTGGTCCTATATTTAAAATGAAAGATGATCCGCGCGTAACGAGAGTAGGTAAATTTATACGGCGCACAAGCATCGATGAGTTACCGCAATTATGGAATGTATTAAAGGGCGAAATGAGTTTGGTTGGCCCTCGTCCACCTTTACCAAGAGAGGTGGAAAAATACAATGATTATCAGAAAAAAAGATTGGTGGTAAAACCGGGTTGTACGGGGTTGTGGCAAATATCAGGGAGAGGGAATTTTGATTTCGATGAAATGGTGGCTTTGGATTTGCAATACATAAGGGAGCAATCTTTATTTCTTGATTTAAAAATTATATTTAAAACAGCGCTTCTGTTATTAGGAGATAAAAATGCGTACTAA
- a CDS encoding trypsin-like peptidase domain-containing protein, protein MKRQILIVSITAITFFLGGAGFANSVLFRDVPASAWYQPAVQHLANLGVIKGYPDGTFRPEQNVTRAELAQTLHNFYLALEREKTAEAVEDQLVINAVANALPSVVVVENGDRLGSGFFVDGKRVITAAHVVEGSNAVVVGTITGKRYSAQVVKRSETLDLALLDVKTTETAKPVRFASSYRVGQTVIAIGHPQGLTYSVTRGIISHTDRAVDGFSGHYLQFDTPVNPGNSGGPLIDLTGKVVGLVVFKGSDTGIEGLGFAVRAEDIRRFLGT, encoded by the coding sequence TTGAAAAGACAAATATTGATTGTATCTATAACGGCAATAACATTTTTTCTCGGTGGTGCTGGCTTCGCCAACAGCGTCCTGTTCCGCGACGTTCCCGCATCCGCTTGGTACCAACCTGCCGTCCAACACCTGGCGAACCTGGGCGTGATCAAGGGCTACCCCGATGGCACATTTCGCCCCGAACAAAACGTGACGCGGGCAGAGCTGGCGCAAACGCTGCACAACTTTTACCTCGCGTTGGAGCGGGAGAAAACCGCTGAGGCCGTTGAGGACCAACTGGTCATCAACGCCGTTGCCAACGCGCTGCCGTCGGTGGTGGTCGTGGAAAACGGCGACCGGTTGGGGAGCGGGTTTTTTGTCGACGGCAAGCGCGTCATCACCGCCGCCCATGTGGTGGAAGGAAGCAACGCCGTAGTGGTGGGAACGATCACAGGGAAACGGTACTCGGCCCAAGTGGTCAAACGATCGGAAACGCTGGATTTGGCCTTGTTGGACGTGAAGACAACAGAAACGGCAAAACCGGTCCGGTTTGCCTCGTCGTATCGTGTAGGGCAAACCGTAATTGCGATCGGCCATCCGCAAGGACTTACGTATTCGGTCACGCGCGGCATCATCAGCCATACCGATCGCGCGGTGGACGGCTTTTCCGGGCACTATTTGCAGTTTGATACGCCGGTCAACCCCGGCAACTCGGGCGGGCCGCTGATCGATTTAACCGGGAAGGTTGTCGGGCTGGTCGTGTTCAAGGGGAGCGACACGGGCATCGAGGGATTGGGCTTTGCGGTTCGGGCGGAAGACATTCGGCGCTTTCTTGGGACCTGA
- the galE gene encoding UDP-glucose 4-epimerase GalE: MPTILVTGGAGYIGSHTAKRLLEADYHVVVLDNMRTGHRWAIERLRRLAEQGSSQFVFVQGDVADTALVVRLVHEYGVEAAVHFAALSLVGESMQHPERYFAENVAKGIALFNALVVAGVRYVVFSSTAAVYGIPERVPIAEDTPTHPLNPYGASKRMLEEALRWLGEVHPFRSISLRYFNAAGADPDGWLGEAHDPETHLIPLAIRSVLCPDEDRVAQLLGYSPTQDQPLDRPPLRLFGTDYPTPDGTCIRDYIHVSDLAEAHVVALEALLDGHPTDCWNVGTGEGYSVRQVIDAVERVTGRTVPVVEAPRRPGDPPVLVAEAKKLKRLGWEPKYTELRAIVHTAWRWHNAALELVPSSQNRAI, encoded by the coding sequence ATGCCAACCATTTTGGTCACAGGCGGTGCCGGGTACATCGGCAGTCATACGGCAAAACGATTGCTGGAAGCGGATTACCACGTGGTCGTATTGGACAACATGCGCACGGGGCACCGGTGGGCCATCGAGCGACTGCGACGTCTAGCGGAGCAAGGGTCGTCCCAATTTGTCTTCGTGCAAGGCGATGTGGCCGACACGGCGTTGGTGGTGCGCCTGGTGCACGAGTACGGCGTGGAAGCAGCCGTTCACTTTGCGGCGTTAAGCCTTGTTGGCGAATCGATGCAGCATCCGGAGCGTTATTTTGCCGAGAATGTCGCCAAGGGCATAGCCCTCTTTAACGCACTCGTGGTGGCGGGCGTCAGGTACGTGGTGTTTTCCTCCACAGCGGCGGTGTATGGGATCCCGGAACGCGTTCCGATCGCCGAAGACACCCCTACGCATCCCTTGAATCCCTACGGCGCGTCCAAGCGCATGCTGGAAGAGGCGTTGCGCTGGTTGGGCGAGGTCCATCCATTCCGATCCATTTCCCTCCGTTATTTCAACGCCGCAGGGGCCGATCCGGACGGATGGCTCGGCGAAGCCCACGATCCGGAGACCCATCTCATCCCGCTGGCGATTCGATCCGTACTTTGCCCCGACGAGGACCGCGTGGCGCAGCTGCTCGGTTATTCACCCACTCAGGATCAGCCCCTTGACCGGCCGCCGCTTCGCCTCTTTGGAACGGACTATCCCACCCCTGACGGCACTTGCATTCGCGACTACATCCACGTTTCCGATTTGGCCGAGGCCCATGTGGTGGCCCTGGAAGCGCTGCTGGACGGTCATCCCACGGATTGCTGGAACGTGGGCACCGGAGAGGGATACAGCGTGCGACAGGTGATTGATGCCGTGGAGCGCGTAACGGGGCGAACCGTTCCCGTGGTTGAAGCGCCCCGCCGCCCGGGTGACCCGCCGGTGCTGGTGGCCGAGGCGAAAAAGCTGAAACGGCTCGGATGGGAACCAAAGTATACCGAACTGCGCGCCATCGTTCACACGGCGTGGCGCTGGCACAACGCGGCGTTGGAACTAGTCCCTTCTTCCCAAAATCGCGCAATCTGA
- a CDS encoding WecB/TagA/CpsF family glycosyltransferase — MAVSILGVSFSDRTMDETVALLVRAVEDGRTVHVVTANPEIVMQARRNPDYAAAVRGADLIVPDGVGILIGARLLGRAIPERVAGYDLLHRLMAEADRRRWRVFLLGATPEANEGALRALQRQYPGAVYVGHHHGYFGPDEEEAVVRRIEDARPHLLFVSLGVPRQELFIARHKHRFTGVCMGTGGSFDVLAGKVKRAPLLWQRLGLEWLYRLIQEPWRWRRMLDLPRFLWAVVRQRVGVNKL, encoded by the coding sequence ATGGCGGTTTCCATCTTGGGCGTTTCCTTCTCCGATCGCACGATGGACGAGACGGTGGCGCTGCTGGTTCGCGCCGTGGAAGACGGCCGCACCGTCCACGTCGTCACGGCCAATCCCGAGATCGTGATGCAGGCGCGGCGGAATCCGGATTACGCGGCGGCCGTGCGCGGTGCTGACCTCATCGTGCCCGACGGCGTGGGCATTCTGATCGGGGCCCGGCTTCTGGGCCGCGCCATCCCCGAGCGCGTGGCCGGGTATGACCTCTTGCACCGCCTCATGGCCGAAGCGGACCGTCGGCGGTGGCGCGTCTTTCTGCTCGGCGCCACGCCCGAGGCCAACGAGGGAGCGCTGCGGGCCCTCCAGCGCCAATACCCCGGCGCGGTGTACGTGGGCCACCACCACGGCTATTTCGGGCCGGACGAGGAAGAGGCCGTTGTCCGGCGGATCGAGGACGCGCGGCCCCATCTCCTGTTTGTCTCCCTGGGCGTGCCGCGCCAGGAGCTGTTCATCGCCCGGCACAAGCACCGCTTCACCGGGGTGTGCATGGGCACGGGCGGCAGCTTCGACGTCCTGGCGGGCAAGGTGAAGCGCGCGCCGCTCCTCTGGCAGCGGTTGGGCCTGGAGTGGCTGTACCGGCTGATCCAGGAGCCGTGGCGGTGGCGCCGCATGCTCGACCTGCCGCGGTTTCTGTGGGCCGTGGTGCGCCAGCGCGTGGGCGTGAACAAACTGTAA
- a CDS encoding LCP family protein, giving the protein MRLRRSIKWLLGLIAVIVLASAGGWLYITMPHMEEGAPPPLPDYEFVPDEAVEKGQPFHVLLLGVDRRGNEPGRSDTMMLMRVEPDGTIRLISFMRDLYVPIPGRSEPDRLNHAFAYGGPDLVRKAIKENFGVDAQYYAVVDFHGFQRVIDVLGGVEVDVDHAMPPTGDLPGLSPGLQRLNGEQALRYVRFRQDAEGDFGRVRRQQQLIQAVAQEVKSVYGILQTPRLIKAAYPYVRTNLGLDELLRLAKAADWKPDATHNLRIPVDGSYTQQRIRGMAVLVPDLEANRKAIEAFLGESVWAKH; this is encoded by the coding sequence ATGCGGCTCAGACGCAGCATCAAGTGGCTCTTGGGACTCATCGCCGTGATCGTCCTGGCAAGTGCCGGTGGATGGTTGTACATCACCATGCCCCACATGGAAGAAGGGGCGCCGCCGCCGCTTCCGGACTATGAATTTGTCCCCGATGAAGCGGTGGAGAAGGGTCAACCCTTTCACGTGTTGCTTCTTGGGGTTGACCGTCGCGGAAACGAACCGGGCCGTTCCGATACGATGATGCTCATGCGCGTGGAACCGGACGGCACGATCCGCCTGATTTCGTTTATGCGCGATCTGTATGTGCCCATTCCGGGGCGATCTGAACCGGACCGGCTCAACCACGCCTTTGCCTATGGTGGCCCCGACTTGGTGCGGAAAGCCATTAAAGAGAACTTTGGCGTCGATGCGCAGTACTATGCGGTTGTCGATTTCCACGGCTTCCAGCGGGTGATCGATGTGTTGGGCGGCGTGGAAGTTGATGTGGACCATGCCATGCCGCCGACGGGGGACCTTCCGGGTCTCTCGCCCGGCCTCCAGCGTCTCAACGGAGAGCAAGCGCTGCGCTACGTGCGTTTCCGCCAGGACGCCGAGGGCGACTTCGGCCGTGTGCGGCGCCAGCAGCAGCTCATCCAGGCCGTGGCGCAGGAAGTGAAATCGGTATACGGGATCCTGCAGACGCCCCGCCTCATCAAGGCGGCCTATCCGTACGTCCGCACGAACCTTGGGCTGGATGAGCTGCTTCGCTTGGCGAAAGCGGCCGACTGGAAGCCGGATGCGACCCACAACCTGCGCATCCCGGTGGACGGCTCGTATACCCAGCAGCGCATCCGCGGCATGGCCGTGTTGGTGCCCGATTTGGAGGCCAACCGGAAGGCGATTGAGGCGTTTTTAGGGGAGTCGGTGTGGGCCAAACATTAA
- a CDS encoding S-layer homology domain-containing protein — MKRKLHRAWLLVLLLAFVLSGCAPNVALVGEATKNQLDLTSYAATVSFALDTDVPTDELDATGRLVLQALRDGVVVTVHQKDPQHGHGVLSLKNPAPLLNSDLWPSQTPPSLEFYVEGPNVYLKSSLDRKFLQVPQPEAPLSPEMEKELNELVKSAIRQYIDQFGYNFKNVTTTSNVAVTLPDGRTVTTTHVKIVLDLAEAHELAVYFLENLSQFDGLDRFLTGIGQMTGEDMSQVAPEMKDALAQAASALKLLNVKELAARGVKADITAEYWIDANKRFVQDRLKVDLHVPGDVVPESGMPPLSLRLDMAGQYWNHNEPVQYPTLPDDRVVTVEQLAFNPDEFDSFGAGGPVRALAESAFVPFVDVPDSHWAYWPVTALRTLGVVSGYEDNRFLPNRPITRAEFAVMVVNALDLEPAKDALAFKDAKQIPAWAREALQAAVHAGLIRGYHDGTLRPNQPITRAELVTVLTRALKLPPADNHPLPYADRDRIPRWALPAVKAATAHGLVNGRSDNRFAPNDKATRAEAVTILYRILRTLHNGQ, encoded by the coding sequence GTGAAAAGGAAACTGCACAGAGCATGGTTGCTCGTCTTGCTGCTGGCCTTCGTCCTCTCCGGGTGCGCGCCCAATGTCGCGCTCGTGGGCGAGGCGACGAAAAACCAGCTCGACCTCACGTCCTACGCGGCGACCGTCAGCTTCGCCCTCGACACCGACGTGCCGACCGATGAGCTGGATGCCACAGGCCGGTTGGTTCTGCAGGCGCTGCGCGACGGCGTGGTCGTCACGGTCCATCAGAAAGACCCGCAACACGGGCACGGCGTCCTTTCCTTAAAGAATCCGGCTCCCCTTCTGAACTCGGACCTGTGGCCCTCGCAGACGCCCCCGTCCCTCGAATTTTACGTGGAAGGGCCCAACGTCTACCTCAAATCTTCGCTGGACCGCAAGTTCTTGCAGGTGCCCCAACCCGAAGCGCCGCTGTCGCCGGAAATGGAGAAGGAACTCAATGAACTGGTCAAATCGGCGATCCGGCAGTACATCGACCAATTCGGCTACAATTTCAAGAACGTCACCACCACGTCGAACGTGGCCGTCACCCTGCCCGACGGGCGCACGGTGACGACCACCCACGTGAAAATCGTCCTTGATCTGGCGGAAGCGCACGAGCTGGCCGTCTACTTCCTCGAAAACCTGAGCCAGTTCGACGGGCTTGACCGGTTCCTGACCGGCATCGGGCAGATGACGGGCGAAGACATGAGCCAGGTCGCACCTGAAATGAAGGACGCCCTCGCGCAGGCGGCCAGCGCCCTCAAGCTGCTCAACGTGAAGGAGCTGGCAGCGCGCGGGGTGAAAGCCGACATCACGGCCGAGTACTGGATTGACGCCAACAAACGCTTCGTGCAGGACCGCTTGAAGGTCGATCTCCACGTGCCCGGCGACGTCGTTCCGGAGAGCGGAATGCCCCCGCTTTCGTTGCGGCTGGATATGGCAGGCCAGTACTGGAACCACAACGAACCGGTGCAATACCCCACGCTCCCCGACGACCGCGTCGTCACCGTGGAACAGCTGGCGTTCAACCCCGACGAATTCGACAGCTTTGGCGCGGGCGGCCCCGTGCGCGCGCTGGCGGAGTCGGCCTTTGTGCCCTTCGTTGACGTCCCGGACAGCCATTGGGCCTACTGGCCGGTGACCGCCCTGCGCACCCTGGGCGTCGTGAGCGGGTACGAGGACAACCGCTTCCTTCCGAACCGCCCGATCACCCGAGCGGAATTCGCGGTGATGGTCGTCAACGCGCTGGACCTGGAGCCCGCAAAGGACGCCCTGGCGTTTAAAGACGCCAAACAAATTCCCGCTTGGGCGCGCGAAGCGCTGCAAGCCGCCGTGCACGCCGGGCTGATCCGCGGGTACCACGACGGCACGTTGCGGCCCAACCAGCCCATCACCCGGGCGGAGCTGGTGACCGTGCTGACCCGCGCCCTAAAGCTGCCGCCGGCGGACAACCACCCACTCCCCTACGCCGACCGCGACCGCATCCCGCGCTGGGCGCTGCCGGCGGTGAAAGCGGCCACCGCCCACGGGCTTGTCAACGGCCGTAGCGACAACCGCTTCGCCCCGAACGACAAGGCCACGCGCGCCGAGGCGGTGACCATCTTGTACCGCATCCTGCGCACGCTGCACAACGGGCAATAA
- a CDS encoding tyrosine-protein phosphatase: MIDIHTHILPGVDDGAKDLATAVAMAREAEAEGIYAIVATPHHRNGVYVNEREDVERAVDELNKELRWEGINVRVLPGQEVHVYGEVVDDLRAGRLLTIGGGGKYVLLELPHDHVPRFADQLVYDLAVAGFVPVIPHPERNRQIREEPNHLYQLVKRGALAQLTAASVAGLFGKEVQKLCRQLVEHQLVHLIASDAHGPGKRGVHIAEAYEVLRAWTDDETAETFLQNAAAVVEGRDLYVPEPQKIVKRRLFGWFAKG; the protein is encoded by the coding sequence GTGATCGACATCCATACGCACATTCTGCCGGGGGTGGACGACGGGGCCAAGGACTTGGCCACCGCGGTGGCGATGGCGCGGGAGGCGGAAGCGGAGGGCATTTATGCCATCGTCGCCACGCCGCACCATCGCAACGGGGTGTACGTGAACGAGCGGGAAGACGTGGAGCGCGCTGTTGACGAGCTGAATAAAGAATTGCGGTGGGAAGGGATCAACGTACGCGTCCTGCCGGGGCAAGAGGTGCACGTGTACGGCGAAGTGGTGGACGATTTGCGCGCTGGACGGCTCCTGACCATCGGAGGAGGGGGCAAATACGTCCTGTTGGAATTGCCCCATGACCACGTGCCGCGCTTTGCCGACCAGTTGGTGTACGATCTCGCCGTGGCCGGGTTTGTGCCCGTGATTCCGCATCCCGAGCGGAACCGGCAGATCCGCGAAGAGCCCAATCACCTGTATCAGTTGGTGAAACGCGGGGCCCTTGCCCAGCTGACGGCAGCCAGCGTGGCGGGGCTGTTTGGCAAAGAGGTGCAGAAGCTGTGCCGCCAGCTGGTGGAGCATCAGCTCGTCCATCTTATCGCCAGCGACGCGCACGGTCCCGGAAAGCGGGGCGTGCACATTGCCGAGGCGTACGAGGTGTTGCGCGCGTGGACCGACGACGAGACGGCGGAAACCTTTCTTCAGAACGCCGCTGCCGTGGTGGAAGGCCGTGACCTGTACGTGCCCGAGCCGCAAAAGATTGTGAAGCGGCGGCTGTTCGGGTGGTTTGCGAAGGGATAA
- a CDS encoding stalk domain-containing protein: MKRLLALMLTLLLALGAVPSAFAETSDASGDAAASTEDAHKHHAHKPMPPQARKGLERALENVKGTPAEKVIQGLLERAVTPEEAAKRLKEADELLKKHKKQLSEEEREALKEMLKAARDVLKEMKEEEAREETREALLERVQALQSLAQLFAENNDWQAAIEAQEKLVRVKKADEQAFAFLGRLYQKAGKKGIKTFVNGEPVSFDVPPVIENGRTLVPIRAVAESLKAKVQWIEKTKTVIIERDGVVVKLTINQRVAIVNGRKVMLDVPATIRGGRTIVPMRFISEALGAKVEWIQEGQIIVVTDEATGQPADQPVQQPSEPANEQPASQPADEPTAEPAVQPAP, from the coding sequence GTGAAACGGCTGTTGGCCCTGATGCTGACGCTGTTGTTGGCGTTGGGGGCGGTTCCGAGCGCGTTTGCCGAGACGTCGGATGCCTCGGGTGATGCCGCTGCTTCAACCGAGGACGCGCACAAGCATCACGCGCACAAACCCATGCCGCCGCAAGCCCGAAAAGGGTTGGAGCGGGCCCTGGAGAACGTGAAGGGGACGCCCGCCGAGAAGGTGATCCAAGGGCTCCTGGAGCGCGCCGTTACGCCGGAAGAAGCGGCGAAACGGCTGAAGGAGGCCGATGAGCTGCTGAAGAAACACAAGAAGCAGCTGAGCGAAGAAGAGCGGGAAGCGCTCAAAGAGATGTTGAAAGCGGCGCGCGACGTGCTCAAGGAAATGAAAGAAGAGGAAGCGCGCGAGGAAACGCGCGAAGCGCTTCTCGAGCGCGTGCAGGCGCTCCAGTCCCTGGCCCAATTGTTTGCCGAGAACAACGATTGGCAGGCGGCCATTGAGGCGCAGGAAAAGCTCGTGCGCGTGAAGAAAGCGGACGAGCAGGCGTTCGCTTTCCTGGGTCGCCTGTATCAAAAAGCGGGGAAAAAAGGCATCAAGACGTTTGTCAACGGCGAGCCCGTTTCCTTTGACGTTCCGCCGGTGATCGAAAACGGGCGCACGCTTGTCCCCATTCGAGCGGTGGCCGAGTCCCTGAAGGCGAAGGTGCAGTGGATCGAGAAGACCAAGACCGTGATCATCGAGCGGGATGGCGTTGTGGTGAAGCTCACCATCAATCAGCGCGTGGCCATTGTCAACGGGCGCAAGGTGATGCTGGACGTGCCGGCGACCATCCGTGGCGGGCGGACGATCGTTCCCATGCGTTTTATCAGCGAAGCGCTTGGCGCCAAAGTCGAGTGGATCCAGGAAGGGCAGATCATCGTCGTGACGGACGAAGCCACCGGGCAACCGGCGGATCAACCGGTGCAGCAGCCGTCCGAGCCAGCGAACGAGCAGCCGGCCTCCCAGCCCGCCGATGAGCCGACGGCCGAGCCGGCGGTCCAACCGGCGCCATAA